One Streptosporangium sp. NBC_01495 DNA window includes the following coding sequences:
- a CDS encoding NAD(P)H-quinone dehydrogenase, with translation MTRIVIIGGGPGGYEAALVAAQLGAQVTVVEQDGPGGACVLTDCVPSKTLIATSVRKQALLDASMLGVHYTGGPDGDVGGVIADMPLVNRRVKELARAQSADIAARLAAEGVEVIRAPGRLVDPQVVRAGDRTIRADVIIVATGATPRILPGAEPDGERILTWRQLYDLEELPEHLIVVGSGVTGAEFAGAYRSLGSEVTLVSSRDRMMPNEDADAAEVLEEVYRRRGMNVMGRSRAESVKRTADGVVVTLEDGRTAEGSHCLMTVGMVPNTAGLGLEEAGVTLDKGGFIQVDKVSRTSAPGVYAAGDCTGVLMLASVAAMQGRIAVWHALGEAVHPLRLATVASAIFTDPEIAAVGIAERAIQSGEIEASIVKLPLATNARAKMQGFNDGFVKLFCRPNTGIILGGVVVAPRASELILAVSVAVQQRLTVDQIAHTFAVYPSLSGSVTEAARRLMQPMTPSGI, from the coding sequence GTGACGAGGATAGTGATCATCGGTGGCGGTCCCGGCGGATACGAGGCGGCGCTGGTCGCCGCCCAACTGGGAGCGCAGGTCACCGTGGTCGAACAGGACGGCCCCGGTGGGGCCTGCGTCCTCACCGACTGCGTACCGTCCAAGACACTGATCGCCACCTCGGTGCGGAAGCAGGCGCTCCTCGACGCCAGCATGCTGGGCGTGCACTACACCGGCGGCCCCGACGGCGACGTCGGCGGTGTCATCGCCGACATGCCGCTGGTGAACAGGCGCGTCAAGGAGCTCGCCCGCGCGCAGTCCGCCGACATCGCCGCCCGGCTGGCGGCGGAGGGCGTCGAGGTGATCAGGGCCCCGGGACGGCTGGTCGACCCGCAGGTGGTCAGGGCCGGAGACCGGACGATCCGCGCGGACGTCATCATCGTCGCGACCGGCGCGACCCCGCGCATCCTGCCCGGCGCCGAGCCCGACGGCGAGCGCATCCTCACCTGGCGCCAGCTCTACGACCTGGAGGAGCTGCCCGAGCACCTCATCGTGGTCGGCTCAGGCGTCACCGGCGCGGAGTTCGCGGGCGCCTACCGCTCGCTGGGCTCCGAGGTCACGCTGGTCTCCTCCCGCGACCGCATGATGCCCAACGAGGACGCCGACGCCGCCGAGGTCCTCGAAGAGGTCTACCGGCGCCGCGGTATGAACGTCATGGGCCGCTCCCGCGCCGAGTCCGTCAAGCGCACCGCGGACGGCGTGGTCGTCACCCTGGAGGACGGCCGGACCGCCGAGGGCAGCCACTGCCTCATGACGGTCGGCATGGTCCCCAACACCGCGGGGCTCGGCCTCGAGGAGGCCGGGGTCACCCTCGACAAGGGCGGTTTCATCCAGGTCGACAAGGTCTCCCGCACCTCCGCGCCCGGCGTCTACGCGGCCGGAGACTGCACCGGGGTCCTGATGCTCGCCTCGGTCGCCGCCATGCAGGGCCGGATCGCCGTCTGGCACGCCCTCGGCGAGGCCGTGCACCCGCTCCGCCTGGCCACCGTGGCCTCCGCCATCTTCACCGACCCCGAGATCGCCGCCGTGGGCATCGCCGAGCGGGCGATCCAGAGCGGGGAGATCGAGGCCAGCATCGTCAAGCTGCCGCTGGCCACCAACGCCCGCGCCAAGATGCAGGGTTTCAACGACGGCTTCGTGAAGCTGTTCTGCCGCCCGAACACCGGCATCATCCTCGGCGGCGTCGTGGTCGCCCCCCGCGCCTCGGAGCTGATCCTGGCGGTCTCGGTCGCCGTACAGCAGCGGCTCACCGTCGACCAGATCGCCCACACCTTCGCGGTCTACCCCTCCCTGTCCGGCTCCGTCACCGAGGCCGCCCGCCGCCTCATGCAGCCGATGACCCCGAGCGGCATCTGA
- a CDS encoding gamma-glutamylcyclotransferase has product MPVYAAYGSNMDPKQMAQRAPHSPIRGTGWLQGWRLTFGGNDLGWEGALASIVEDSDDQVFVVLYDVPEWDESSLDQWEGAARGLYHKVKLRVQTMEGEVVAWFYVLDGYEGGLPSARYLGILAEAAERAGAPDDYVRELRGRPCTSLGG; this is encoded by the coding sequence GTGCCTGTCTACGCCGCTTACGGCAGCAACATGGACCCGAAGCAGATGGCCCAGCGGGCCCCTCACTCCCCGATCAGGGGGACGGGCTGGCTCCAGGGCTGGCGCCTGACCTTCGGCGGGAACGATCTCGGCTGGGAGGGCGCGCTCGCCTCCATCGTCGAGGACTCCGACGACCAGGTTTTCGTCGTCCTCTACGACGTGCCCGAGTGGGACGAGAGCTCCCTCGACCAGTGGGAGGGCGCGGCGCGCGGCCTCTACCACAAGGTCAAACTCCGGGTGCAGACCATGGAGGGCGAGGTCGTGGCGTGGTTCTACGTGCTCGACGGGTACGAGGGCGGGCTGCCCTCGGCCCGCTACCTCGGCATCCTGGCCGAGGCCGCCGAGCGCGCGGGCGCCCCCGACGACTACGTCAGAGAGCTGCGCGGCCGTCCCTGCACCTCCCTGGGAGGCTGA
- a CDS encoding chromate transporter, producing MKDVPPEDGRTGRGSSLREVTWLFLRLGAIAFGGPAAHIAMMHDEVVRRRG from the coding sequence GTGAAGGACGTACCTCCCGAAGACGGAAGAACCGGGCGCGGGTCATCCCTGCGCGAGGTGACCTGGCTGTTCCTGCGGCTGGGTGCCATCGCCTTCGGCGGTCCCGCGGCGCACATCGCGATGATGCACGACGAGGTGGTACGGCGGCGCGGCTGA
- a CDS encoding phospho-sugar mutase, with product MMSSDLAGLARSWLAQDPDPDTRAELEKLLESDDGDALRERFGSRLEFGTAGLRGELGVGPNRMNRVTVMRAAAGLARVLGPGKHVVIGYDARHKSDTFAHDTASVLTGAGLRASVLPRPLPTPVLAFAVRHLGADAGVTVTASHNPPRDNGYKVYWGDGSQIVPPVDAEISAAIDATGPVSELPLGSPGDPAWSELDDGIVAAYLEAVVALPIGDARELRVAYTPLHGVGGDTLARAFVTAGFDAPATVEAQAEPDPDFPTVAFPNPEEPGAMDLALELAERVGADLVLANDPDADRCAVGVPLPGGGYRMLTGDEVGALLGEHVIRQTSGDGRLVATTIVSSSLLGKIAAGYGVRYAETLTGFKWIMKAGAGLLFGYEEALGYSVGSGLGLPVHDKDGIGAALTVAGIAARAKLEGRGLLDLLDDLARRHGLHATSQLSFRVADLSLITGAMARLRSAPPARLGGREVEAADDLSLGTGGLPPTDGVRYHLAGGARVVVRPSGTEPKLKCYLEVVVPVTGEVSAARARAVRDLDALKTDLTEALGL from the coding sequence ATGATGAGCAGCGATCTCGCAGGGCTCGCCCGTTCCTGGCTGGCCCAGGACCCCGACCCCGACACGCGCGCCGAGCTGGAGAAGCTGCTGGAGAGCGATGACGGCGACGCGCTGCGCGAGCGGTTCGGCTCCCGGCTGGAGTTCGGCACCGCCGGGCTCCGGGGCGAGCTGGGCGTCGGCCCCAACCGGATGAACCGGGTGACGGTCATGCGCGCCGCGGCCGGGCTGGCCCGCGTTCTCGGTCCCGGCAAACACGTGGTGATCGGCTACGACGCCCGGCACAAGTCGGACACCTTCGCCCACGACACCGCGTCCGTGCTCACCGGGGCCGGGCTGCGCGCCTCGGTCCTCCCCCGGCCGCTGCCCACCCCCGTGCTGGCCTTCGCCGTCCGCCACCTCGGCGCCGACGCGGGCGTGACCGTCACCGCCAGCCACAACCCGCCCCGCGACAACGGCTACAAGGTCTACTGGGGCGACGGCTCCCAGATCGTGCCGCCGGTCGACGCGGAGATCTCCGCCGCCATCGACGCGACGGGGCCGGTCTCCGAGCTGCCCCTCGGCTCCCCGGGCGACCCCGCCTGGAGCGAACTGGACGACGGCATCGTGGCCGCCTACCTGGAGGCGGTGGTCGCGCTCCCGATCGGCGACGCCCGTGAACTGCGGGTGGCGTACACCCCGCTGCACGGTGTGGGCGGCGACACCCTGGCCAGGGCCTTCGTCACCGCCGGGTTCGACGCGCCCGCGACCGTCGAGGCACAGGCCGAGCCCGACCCCGACTTCCCCACCGTCGCCTTCCCCAACCCGGAGGAGCCCGGCGCGATGGACCTCGCGCTGGAGCTCGCGGAACGGGTCGGCGCTGATCTGGTGCTGGCCAACGACCCCGACGCGGACCGCTGCGCGGTGGGCGTGCCGCTGCCCGGCGGCGGCTACCGGATGCTGACCGGCGACGAGGTGGGCGCCCTGCTGGGCGAGCACGTGATCCGGCAGACCTCGGGCGACGGCCGCCTGGTGGCGACCACCATCGTGTCGTCGTCCCTGCTCGGCAAGATCGCCGCCGGGTACGGGGTGCGCTACGCCGAGACCCTGACCGGCTTCAAGTGGATCATGAAGGCCGGTGCGGGTCTGCTGTTCGGGTACGAGGAGGCGCTGGGATACAGCGTCGGCTCCGGCCTCGGGCTGCCCGTGCACGACAAGGACGGCATCGGCGCGGCGCTGACCGTGGCCGGGATCGCCGCGCGGGCCAAGCTGGAGGGTCGCGGCCTGCTCGACCTCCTGGACGACCTGGCACGCCGTCACGGCCTGCACGCCACGTCCCAGCTGTCCTTCCGGGTGGCCGACCTCTCGCTGATCACCGGGGCCATGGCCCGCCTGCGGAGCGCTCCGCCCGCGCGGCTCGGCGGTCGCGAGGTCGAGGCGGCCGACGACCTGAGTCTCGGCACGGGCGGGCTGCCGCCCACCGACGGCGTCCGCTACCACCTGGCCGGGGGCGCCCGGGTCGTCGTCCGCCCCTCGGGTACCGAGCCCAAGCTCAAGTGCTACCTGGAGGTCGTGGTCCCGGTGACCGGCGAAGTCTCGGCCGCCCGCGCGCGGGCCGTACGGGATCTCGACGCCCTGAAGACCGACCTCACCGAAGCCCTCGGCCTCTGA
- a CDS encoding PH domain-containing protein has translation MKQVFRSNFAMIVGWVWMAFAAFSAVDLIVRYSGRTSMIAAAVLGVLTALVFVTCLRPAVILSEEGVRVRNPLRNAFVPWRDVDEVTVSHSITITSGGESVRCWVPQASARERAAAARRGKPASVPARGRFRTEPVRSKGEQAAAEALAGRTHADWVAEQITERTEAARRAASVTGAPKATGTSGATGTPATTRASATTGTSAVAGASTTTGGEPEAGTAAGIGSAAGTAAGAGALKVTWAPDALAAFAVAVLPVVAAFLA, from the coding sequence ATGAAGCAGGTGTTCCGCTCCAACTTCGCGATGATCGTCGGCTGGGTCTGGATGGCCTTCGCCGCGTTCAGCGCGGTCGATCTGATCGTCCGCTACAGCGGGCGGACGTCGATGATCGCCGCGGCGGTGCTGGGGGTGCTGACCGCCCTGGTCTTCGTCACCTGCCTGCGCCCGGCGGTCATCCTGTCCGAGGAGGGCGTCCGGGTCCGCAACCCGCTGAGGAACGCCTTCGTGCCCTGGCGGGACGTGGACGAGGTCACGGTGTCCCACTCGATCACGATCACCTCCGGCGGTGAGAGCGTCCGCTGCTGGGTGCCGCAGGCCTCGGCCCGCGAGCGGGCCGCCGCCGCACGCAGGGGAAAGCCCGCCTCCGTGCCCGCGCGGGGCCGTTTCAGGACCGAGCCGGTCCGCTCGAAGGGCGAGCAGGCCGCCGCCGAGGCACTGGCGGGCAGGACCCACGCCGACTGGGTGGCCGAGCAGATCACCGAACGCACGGAGGCCGCCAGGCGCGCGGCCTCCGTGACCGGGGCTCCGAAGGCGACCGGGACCTCGGGGGCGACCGGAACCCCCGCGACGACCAGGGCTTCCGCGACGACCGGAACTTCGGCGGTGGCCGGGGCTTCCACGACGACCGGAGGGGAACCCGAGGCCGGGACCGCAGCCGGCATCGGGTCGGCGGCCGGCACCGCGGCCGGGGCCGGTGCGCTCAAGGTGACGTGGGCGCCGGACGCCCTGGCGGCCTTCGCGGTCGCGGTCCTGCCGGTGGTCGCCGCCTTCCTCGCCTGA
- a CDS encoding adenosine deaminase, with amino-acid sequence MSQLPTFEQIRLAPKVLLHDHLDGGLRPETIIDLARESGYDRLPATETESLRAWFREAADSGSLERYLETFDHTVGVMQTREALVRVAAECAEDLANDGVVYAEVRYAPEQHTSTGLSLEEVIEAVQEGFGAGSEGRGIRVGTLLTAMRHQARSMEIAELAVRYRDAGVVGFDIAGAEAGYPPTRHLDAFEYLQRENAHFTIHAGEAFGLPSIWQAIQWCGADRLGHGVRIIDDISVQGEGEPKLGRLAAYVRDKRIPLEMCPTSNLQTGAATSMAEHPIGLLRRLNFRVTVNTDNRLMSDTSVSEEFAKLSEAFGYGWDDMLWFTVNAMKSAFLPFDERLALINGVIKPGFARLKWQA; translated from the coding sequence ATGAGTCAGTTACCCACTTTCGAGCAGATCCGCTTGGCTCCGAAGGTGTTGCTCCACGACCACCTCGACGGTGGTCTCCGGCCGGAGACCATCATCGACCTGGCCCGCGAGTCGGGCTACGACAGGCTGCCCGCGACCGAGACGGAGAGCCTGCGCGCCTGGTTCAGGGAGGCCGCCGACTCCGGCTCGCTGGAGCGCTACCTGGAGACCTTCGACCACACGGTCGGTGTCATGCAGACGCGCGAGGCACTGGTCAGGGTCGCGGCCGAATGCGCCGAGGACCTGGCGAACGACGGCGTGGTCTACGCCGAGGTGCGTTACGCGCCCGAGCAGCACACCTCCACGGGTCTGAGTCTCGAAGAGGTCATCGAGGCCGTGCAGGAGGGCTTCGGCGCCGGTTCCGAGGGGCGTGGCATCCGGGTGGGCACGCTGCTCACCGCCATGCGCCACCAGGCCAGGTCCATGGAGATCGCCGAACTCGCGGTCCGCTACCGCGACGCCGGGGTGGTCGGGTTCGACATCGCCGGCGCGGAGGCGGGCTACCCTCCCACCCGTCACCTCGACGCCTTCGAATACCTCCAGCGGGAGAACGCCCACTTCACCATCCACGCCGGTGAGGCGTTCGGCCTGCCGTCGATCTGGCAGGCGATCCAGTGGTGTGGCGCCGACCGGCTCGGCCACGGCGTCCGGATCATCGACGACATCTCCGTCCAGGGCGAAGGGGAGCCCAAGCTGGGCCGCCTGGCGGCCTATGTCCGCGACAAGCGCATCCCGCTGGAGATGTGCCCGACGTCCAACCTGCAGACCGGTGCGGCGACCTCCATGGCCGAGCACCCGATCGGCCTGCTGCGCCGCCTGAACTTCCGGGTCACGGTCAACACCGACAACCGGCTGATGAGCGACACGTCCGTCTCCGAGGAGTTCGCCAAGCTGTCGGAGGCGTTCGGCTACGGCTGGGACGACATGCTGTGGTTCACCGTCAACGCCATGAAGTCGGCGTTCCTGCCGTTCGACGAGCGTCTGGCGCTCATCAACGGCGTCATCAAGCCCGGTTTCGCGCGCCTCAAGTGGCAGGCGTGA
- a CDS encoding cupin domain-containing protein, whose protein sequence is MVRKIDSATRIPVPGGKTIDEYVGLANSGDAGISIAHMKAPPGWDEPAQTPEFAEYTLVLKGTVIVEHDEGTTEVGVGQVFVCEPGERIRYSSGPDGAEYVAVCLPAFSPETVNRDGE, encoded by the coding sequence ATGGTACGCAAAATCGATAGCGCGACACGGATTCCCGTTCCGGGTGGCAAGACGATCGACGAATACGTCGGTCTGGCCAACAGCGGTGACGCCGGGATCTCGATCGCGCACATGAAGGCCCCGCCCGGGTGGGACGAGCCCGCCCAGACCCCGGAGTTCGCCGAGTACACGCTGGTGCTCAAGGGCACCGTCATCGTGGAGCACGACGAAGGCACGACCGAGGTCGGTGTGGGGCAGGTGTTCGTGTGCGAGCCGGGGGAGCGGATCCGCTACAGCTCCGGCCCCGACGGCGCCGAGTACGTCGCCGTCTGCCTGCCCGCCTTCTCCCCGGAGACCGTCAACCGCGACGGCGAGTGA
- a CDS encoding AMIN-like domain-containing (lipo)protein has translation MNRTLVPLALVPLFLLVAGCGSATQTATPSPAGTVTTAPADPVATPTPAPSAVPAGLLPPTSTKEIEVDRPIDIQPTVTGARFAEHQGFDRVVIDLRGDLPGYTARWVPELLQDGSGDRVKVKGGAYLRLTMTPAVAHTEAGTSTWKGGPIFQAQLGNVQNVVKIGDFEGVVSVGVVLDRKAPFRVLEQKSPNRLVVDIAH, from the coding sequence ATGAACCGCACGCTCGTTCCCCTCGCACTCGTCCCCCTGTTCCTGCTGGTGGCCGGCTGCGGCTCGGCCACGCAGACCGCGACCCCGTCCCCGGCGGGCACGGTGACCACGGCCCCGGCGGATCCGGTGGCCACGCCGACCCCCGCGCCCTCCGCCGTTCCGGCCGGGCTGCTCCCCCCGACGAGCACCAAGGAGATCGAGGTCGACCGCCCCATCGACATCCAGCCGACCGTCACCGGAGCCCGGTTCGCCGAGCACCAGGGGTTCGACCGGGTGGTGATCGATCTCAGGGGCGATCTGCCCGGTTACACGGCGCGGTGGGTTCCCGAGCTCCTCCAGGACGGTTCGGGAGATCGGGTCAAGGTCAAGGGCGGGGCCTACCTGCGGCTGACGATGACCCCGGCCGTCGCGCACACCGAGGCGGGCACGTCCACCTGGAAGGGCGGCCCGATCTTCCAGGCCCAGCTGGGCAACGTCCAGAACGTGGTCAAGATAGGCGACTTCGAGGGCGTGGTGAGCGTGGGCGTCGTCCTCGACCGCAAGGCGCCGTTCCGGGTTCTGGAGCAGAAGAGCCCGAACCGGCTGGTCGTCGACATCGCACACTGA
- a CDS encoding MFS transporter has product MWAALTVLCAVIFLDALDVSMVGVALPSIQADLGLSTSSLQWVVSGYVLGYGGLLLLGGRTADLLGRRRVFLVALAVFAVASLLGGLVNDGTLLIAARFVKGVSAAFTAPAALSIITTTFAEGPARNRALSVFTASGASGFSLGLVISGFLTELGWRWTFLMPVPVAIIALVAALKFLPKQREERAEGGHDLIGAVTITGSMLLLVYAVVEAPDAGWGSPRTIASLLGAALLLAVFVYTEQRVKHPLVRLGILRSGPIVRANLGLVILFGSYVGFQFVAMQYFQNFLHWSALETALAFLPAGLLVAVTSTKMGNLADRFGTARLIVIGSAALAAGYAFFLRVNGDPSLATLIIPGMVLLGIAFALSFPSLNIQATNGVADDEQGLASGLLNTSGQVGGAVVLAVVTAVLTSGTGADPIGTFRAAITVSGILALVGLVIALTGLRARRAPVAVEGEKALETV; this is encoded by the coding sequence ATGTGGGCCGCGCTCACCGTGCTCTGCGCCGTGATCTTCCTTGACGCCCTCGACGTCTCGATGGTGGGAGTCGCCCTGCCGTCCATCCAGGCGGATCTGGGGCTGTCCACGTCCTCCCTGCAGTGGGTGGTCAGCGGATACGTGCTCGGCTACGGCGGGCTGCTCCTCCTCGGCGGCAGGACCGCCGACCTGCTCGGGCGTCGCAGGGTCTTCCTGGTCGCCCTCGCGGTCTTCGCCGTGGCCTCGCTCCTCGGCGGCCTCGTCAACGACGGCACGTTGCTGATCGCGGCCCGCTTCGTCAAGGGCGTCAGCGCCGCCTTCACCGCGCCCGCCGCGCTCTCCATCATCACCACCACCTTCGCCGAGGGACCTGCCCGCAACAGGGCTCTCAGCGTCTTCACCGCCTCCGGCGCCAGCGGCTTCTCCCTGGGGCTGGTCATCTCGGGATTCCTGACCGAGCTCGGCTGGCGCTGGACGTTCCTCATGCCCGTTCCCGTCGCGATCATCGCGCTGGTCGCGGCCCTGAAGTTCCTTCCCAAGCAGCGGGAGGAGCGCGCCGAGGGCGGTCACGACCTCATCGGCGCCGTCACCATCACCGGTTCCATGCTGCTGCTCGTCTACGCGGTGGTGGAGGCGCCCGACGCGGGCTGGGGCTCGCCGCGCACGATCGCCTCGCTGCTGGGAGCCGCCCTGCTGCTGGCCGTCTTCGTCTACACCGAGCAGCGCGTCAAGCACCCGCTGGTACGCCTCGGCATCCTGCGCTCCGGCCCGATCGTCCGCGCCAACCTGGGACTCGTGATCCTCTTCGGCTCCTACGTCGGCTTCCAGTTCGTCGCGATGCAGTACTTCCAGAACTTCCTGCACTGGTCGGCTCTGGAGACCGCGCTGGCCTTCCTGCCCGCCGGACTCCTGGTGGCGGTGACCTCCACCAAGATGGGCAACCTGGCCGACCGGTTCGGCACCGCCCGGCTGATCGTGATCGGCTCGGCCGCCCTGGCCGCCGGGTACGCGTTCTTCCTCCGGGTGAACGGCGACCCCAGTCTGGCCACCCTGATCATCCCGGGCATGGTCCTGCTGGGCATCGCGTTCGCGCTGTCCTTCCCCTCGCTGAACATCCAGGCCACGAACGGGGTGGCCGACGACGAGCAGGGGCTGGCCTCCGGCCTGCTCAACACCTCGGGGCAGGTCGGCGGGGCGGTCGTCCTGGCCGTCGTGACGGCCGTCCTCACCTCCGGCACGGGCGCCGACCCGATCGGCACCTTCCGCGCCGCCATCACGGTCTCGGGGATCCTCGCCCTGGTCGGCCTGGTGATCGCCCTGACGGGCCTCCGCGCCCGCCGCGCGCCCGTCGCGGTCGAGGGGGAGAAGGCGCTGGAGACCGTCTAG
- a CDS encoding MarR family winged helix-turn-helix transcriptional regulator, whose product MNEEYSVRAWREVLAKHATTACALERELSDRHRLGMSEFEVLERMVEGGRGKYRVQEIADAVHLSQSACSRLIARLEKAGLVTRRICEDDRRGIFVGVTEDGRERHATALPTHRAVIGEIFGSPAREGDEEGLDGSGKAREAGDEHYADVPCSPLPAPAPRASS is encoded by the coding sequence ATGAACGAGGAGTACTCGGTCCGCGCGTGGCGTGAGGTGCTCGCCAAGCACGCCACGACCGCCTGCGCGCTGGAGCGCGAGCTCTCCGATCGGCACCGGCTCGGCATGAGCGAGTTCGAGGTCCTGGAGCGGATGGTCGAGGGCGGCCGGGGCAAATACCGGGTTCAGGAGATCGCCGACGCGGTCCACCTGAGCCAGAGCGCCTGCTCCCGGCTGATCGCCCGCCTGGAGAAGGCGGGCCTGGTGACCCGCCGCATCTGTGAGGACGACCGGCGCGGCATCTTCGTCGGCGTCACCGAGGACGGCCGCGAGCGCCACGCGACCGCCCTGCCCACCCACCGAGCCGTGATCGGAGAGATCTTCGGCTCACCGGCCCGCGAGGGGGACGAAGAAGGCCTCGACGGGAGCGGGAAGGCCCGGGAGGCCGGCGACGAGCACTATGCCGACGTGCCCTGTTCGCCGTTGCCCGCCCCCGCCCCCCGGGCGTCCTCCTGA
- a CDS encoding thymidine phosphorylase — protein sequence MDAINVIVTKRDGRELSAEQIDWVIDAYTKGVVADEQMSALAMAILLNGMNRREIAGWTQAMIRSGARMDWSSLPGPTTDKHSTGGVGDKITLPLAPLVAACGGYVPQLSGRGLGHTGGTLDKLESIPGWRASLSNDGMLEVLGKAGAVVCAAGDGLAPADKKLYALRDVTGTVEAIPLIASSIMSKKIAEGTGALVLDVKVGSGAFMKNVEQARELATTMVELGTDAGVNTVALLTAMDRPLGRAVGNALEVTESVEVLAGGGPADVVELTVRLAREMLQAAGLSGGKDPERALADGSAMDAWRRMIAAQGGDPDALLPRAAETMEITVPSSGVLSRLDAYGVGLAAWRLGAGRERKEDPVSFGAGIVLHAKPGDLVREGQPLMTLHADETSRFERALAALEGAYTVGETADPDLLPLVIDRVTA from the coding sequence ATGGACGCGATCAACGTCATCGTCACCAAGAGGGACGGCAGGGAGCTGTCGGCGGAGCAGATCGACTGGGTGATCGACGCCTACACCAAGGGTGTCGTCGCCGACGAGCAGATGTCCGCGCTCGCGATGGCGATTCTGCTCAACGGCATGAACCGGCGGGAGATCGCCGGGTGGACCCAGGCCATGATCCGCTCCGGGGCCAGGATGGACTGGTCGTCGCTGCCGGGACCCACCACCGACAAGCACTCCACCGGCGGCGTCGGTGACAAGATCACGCTGCCGCTGGCGCCGCTGGTCGCCGCGTGCGGGGGGTACGTGCCCCAGCTGTCCGGCAGGGGACTCGGCCACACCGGCGGCACCCTGGACAAGCTGGAGTCCATCCCCGGCTGGCGGGCGTCCCTGTCCAACGACGGGATGCTCGAGGTGCTCGGCAAGGCCGGGGCGGTCGTCTGCGCGGCGGGCGACGGCCTCGCCCCCGCCGACAAGAAGCTGTACGCGCTCCGCGACGTCACCGGCACCGTCGAGGCGATCCCGCTGATCGCCTCCTCGATCATGTCGAAGAAGATCGCGGAGGGCACCGGAGCGCTCGTCCTGGACGTCAAGGTCGGCTCCGGGGCCTTCATGAAGAACGTGGAACAGGCCCGCGAGCTGGCCACGACCATGGTCGAGCTCGGCACCGACGCCGGGGTCAACACGGTCGCGCTGCTGACCGCGATGGACCGGCCGCTGGGCCGGGCCGTGGGCAACGCCCTGGAGGTCACCGAGTCGGTCGAGGTGCTCGCCGGAGGTGGTCCCGCCGACGTGGTCGAGCTGACCGTGCGGCTGGCGCGGGAGATGCTCCAGGCGGCGGGCCTGTCCGGGGGCAAGGACCCCGAGCGCGCCCTCGCGGACGGCTCGGCGATGGACGCCTGGCGCCGGATGATCGCCGCCCAGGGCGGCGACCCCGACGCCCTGCTGCCCAGGGCCGCCGAGACCATGGAGATCACCGTGCCCTCGTCGGGCGTGCTGTCCAGGCTCGACGCGTACGGCGTGGGGCTGGCGGCCTGGCGGCTCGGCGCGGGCCGGGAGCGCAAGGAGGACCCGGTGTCGTTCGGCGCGGGCATCGTGCTGCACGCCAAGCCGGGGGACCTGGTCCGCGAGGGGCAGCCGCTGATGACGCTGCACGCCGACGAGACCTCGCGCTTCGAGCGGGCGCTCGCCGCCCTGGAAGGTGCCTACACCGTCGGCGAGACCGCCGACCCGGACCTGCTGCCCCTGGTGATCGACCGCGTCACCGCCTGA
- a CDS encoding cytidine deaminase, producing MSTEPSTQPSTEANAEPSIDWAALKAEAVRAMGHAYAPYSKFPVGAAALVDDGRIVSGCNVENASYGLGLCAECGLVSSLRATGGGRLVAFTCVDGHEELLMPCGRCRQLLYEFGGPELLLETIDGPKPMAEILPYAFGPDDLSRGA from the coding sequence ATGAGCACCGAACCGAGCACCCAACCGAGCACCGAAGCGAACGCCGAACCGAGCATCGACTGGGCGGCGCTGAAGGCCGAGGCCGTACGGGCCATGGGGCACGCCTACGCCCCCTACTCCAAGTTCCCGGTCGGCGCCGCCGCGCTGGTGGACGACGGGCGGATCGTGTCCGGCTGCAACGTCGAGAACGCCTCCTACGGTCTCGGGCTGTGCGCCGAGTGCGGGCTGGTGTCCTCGCTCCGGGCCACCGGCGGCGGCCGTCTCGTCGCGTTCACCTGCGTCGACGGGCACGAGGAGCTCCTCATGCCGTGCGGCAGGTGCCGCCAGCTCCTGTACGAGTTCGGCGGCCCCGAGCTGCTGCTGGAGACCATTGACGGCCCGAAGCCGATGGCGGAGATCCTTCCCTACGCATTCGGGCCCGACGACCTGAGCCGGGGGGCCTGA